GGCCTCCGTTCTACGGGCTGGTCTTATACAGACTTCAAAGAATATGCCAGTATTACAAAGCACCATTTTCGGTTGGGTGGTTTCAGGAGCTTGTACTCTCTAATTTTGCACTGCGGCAAGAGGTGGCGCCATGTTGAACTGTGTTCaacaaagtaggttaagtttaatAATAAGTTAATAATGAATTACTCTTATAATGAATGtggatttttaaattgaatttaacgGTTAAAATATTAGCTAGTTTGCATCAATGGAAACCCTTGGCACAATCAACCTCACCAAAGGCTAGAGCTTTCGCTCAAATTGCCCAATAGTTTCCATCTTGAAATAATATTCCAATTCACCTTGCGCTGAATTAGCCCTTTTGCTATGTATGAAATACTTTGTCTCTTCACTTAAAAAGAAACCAGCTTACTCTACGGTAAGAACGAAGCTCTTTACGGAgaccaaaaaataaactttgaatTGCATAAACCTAACTCTggctttttctattttttttgttctatttgcATGGGTTTACAATTGTGAGTTTCACACTAAAATACAGTCCACTATTGCAGAAAACCTCACAATTGTACAATTACTCTCTTCACAAACATTGATaagagaaaaatagaaaaaaaaatgtacaaagAATGAAAAAGAATACTCTTATGAGATTATTAAAAATAAGTGTTATACATTTAATTTCAACAataagagaaaagaaaaaaaaaaaataataataataataaagaaagataacaaaagttgttgtttattGCTTAACTCTAAACCTGACTTACCCCTGTTGTAACAGCGCTGTTGTACCcaggagagtatataagaaaaaaatcgtaatcTTCGATCTGTTtagctttttttttcttagtttcGTCGAACATTAAGGTAGGGAATATAAACTATGTTTGACATATATTTCAAATTAATATATatgtctatatatattttcttatataattatttaaatataatttatacTCGTTAtaagtagaaaattttaaattcctgcatgcatttattgacaaaattttatatatattttttttttctttttgtataaatgattttttttttgttttttttttttcttatttattatctttatttttcaattatcataattattctttttaatagcaaaaaaaaaatatttttttttttttttttataatttggaGAGACAAAAAACTCTGATTTTACATTGGCAGCTTTAAATCATTGCATGGCTCCGAATGCTTAGCTCGCTCTCACTCTGAATAGAAAATTACTTGGCTCTTCGTTTTGGATGATTGGACATATGTGTACCCGTGTGTACTAAAAATGCGAAGTCGTCATAGAGGGTACCAGTTTAAACCGTTAAATATATTGTGATTCTGGAGCAAATGCCTTCTTCTTGATAGTTTTATGTATTTCTGGCAATGAGGCACGAATtgattccaaaaacaaaaacaatcacaATTTGGAATCtataaagttgttgttgtatattGACATTTTTAGGTACTTTGGAATTTTATTGTCGTGTTGGATGTTTGGTGGTTTTATCACATTTGTTATAATTTCTGATTTTTATCAATCTTATTGTTGTTTGTTCGAGTTTACAATTTATAACAtaatttctgatttttttttttttccattttttttcacaaagttttatctctttttttttttttttttttttagtattaatagaaaatatttttcacaaatttttttatgtttatacgtgtttcttttttttgttatttttgtacaacaaaaaaaaaacgtgttgAAATTATTAAAGTACTTAgatttcttttcaaattttttttttttttgttatttttctttcatttttaacTATGAGTTTCAAGGTGACACAACTTGATCGATTCACGATCgctaagccaaaaaaaaacaaaaaaaaatcatctcgGAAGTTTCCTTAGCTAAttctcttctccttcttcttctCACTGAACAATAACTATTATCTTAAATCAACATTGTTGTATTCAACATTCTTTGTCATCGTTTGAccgttaaatttaatttaatatttaattattccTGCATGCaacatatttattagaccactcaatgcccttgccgaatttggtcctaatatgattatatttggataaagctgttatgcataaataatgaatttttcaccggataatgACGAGAGTTGATTTACATacatgcccgaggtggtggacatccaaagttcggcccgatcgaacttaacgcctttttattacTTGTTCTTCTTGTTATTAACTTTCTTACTCTAATTTCATTTCCTTCATCTTTTCGcagtaaaaattgaaaatgatgAACGAAAATTATACGGAATGCCGAATATTACCAGCCATCAATGAGACATTTCCCCAGTTTAGTGCAAGACCACCAACATTGCAACAGCACTTACAACCCCCGCCCCCTCTACCATCACAATTGCCACCAGTGCCACTCCTCCCACCACATTACCAGCAACAGCAAGCCCAAAGACAAATAGCTTCGGTAAACAATTTGATACTCTCCCCACTGGATCTCTCACTAAGGGCAGGAGTTAATATTGTGCCCATTACACCACCCTCAACACCATCTCCACCCAGAAAGAGGTCGCGATTTATGACAGACGAACATTATTTGTGGCGGCCGCATGTCATGGGAACCACATCGCACCAGGACGAGGCAAACAATACGGTGAGAAGTCCACACAATGTAGCCAAGGCAACGGAGCATCAAAATTACCCAACGGCGATAATGACCTACACAAGACGTGAGGAATTATCCTCCTACTCTAGCCAGCAGGCAGAAGAATATGAAACATCACCGCAGCACCGCACCTTTGAGGATAACAGGAGCAATGTGACCACAACTATGGAAAATAGAGAAGAAGGAGCAGTAGAGCAAAGAATGTCCATTAGCAATTTTTGCGAAATACCAAAAAGTCAGCGAAGCGTTACAATGACGTTAGAGGAGTATCACAGGCAACCATTCCCAAACCAAAGAATGGCAACAATTTATGTGGACGATGAGACTATTGTCCTCACTGAGGATGAGGacgatgaagaagaagaagaagaggaggAGGATGTAGAAGGTGAAGGAGAGGCAAAACTTCATGCTGCAGTTCACGAAAATGATGAGGATGAAGATAGAGAAGATGCTGCTGAGGAGCTCGAAGAGGAAAATGAAACACTTGTCAGTTCTCAGGAGCTTAACGAAGACCTAGAATCTAATGAGGCACAACAACATCTTGATTACCATTCTCATGCTAGGCAGCAGGCTGCGAATTCCTTAGAAGCCACACAAGGCAACTACTCCGAGAAACCTCAATCTGAGGAGGATGAGGACGATGAAGAAGAGGAATATGTTGACATTCTAAGTAACGATGACGATGACATAAATCCTTTGTCCAGCAAAGCCATCACTATGCTGCGACTACAAAGCCAAATGGATTTGGAGCAGGACTTGGCCAAGACGGGCCAAGTGTTGACACGCAACAAATTGGTCTACGAAAATGAAGAATTACACAATCGTGCTGTTGATGGCCTGGCCAAATTATTCGATAGAGATTTTCCGGAAAATACCAACAAAGAGAAAACCTACATCGACTTGACAAATTGCCCAAAGACCAGCGAAAATCCTGCGTATGTGGAACGCACAAATGAACCCAAGGAGATAATGATAACCTCCTCCCATGTACCTACAGCGTCCAATACCAACAACAACGTTCACACTCGTCCCCCCTATAAGCCGCACAAAACAGAACGTAAGCGGATGAAACTACGCAAGCACATGTCCTTGGATGAGGAGACCATAAGTCCGGTTTCTGGCACCATCATACGCAAGTTACGCGATGACGAGGAGCTGGTTGTCCGCAAAGGTGACATTGATCCAGCTTTCAATGTTGTCGAAGTCACCGAGGAGGCAAAAGCGATTTTGGCCAGTATTGATAATAAGATTGGAGCATATTTGTGCCAACTGTGTCGCACGCTGTACGACGATGCTTTCAAGTTGGCTCAACATCGATGTCCTCGCATTGTTCACATTGAATATAAATGTTCGGAGTGTGAAAAGGTAAGATTTTCTAAGGAAATGTTTTATGGCATAGAAGAAAAGAATAAGACTTTTTAAAGTGAAATAAACGATAATAGAGGAATATTTTGGATAATTTCCAATTGTTTAAAATGCATAAAATTTAAGAGCGTATGTTACATTCGTATGgatagattttaataaaattatgatACAGATTTTTAAGTAAATATCGTTGGCAATAGGGAGTAGCAAGTTTAGTTTTGTGTATCAATCAACCTAGAGGCGGCCAACTAAgcacagaggttatcatgtcctaTGACGTTTAATGACGTTatgacgaaaaaaaaatgttcgggatgattttttatgaatctgaaccgatatgaccaaaTTTCAATCCcttatgacctacatcaataagaagtctctgtgcaaaatatcaagcggataTTTTTATTCGCTCGACCGcatcgtgattttaacagacggagggactgacggacatggctagattgactttagACCGAAATAAGACGCGTTGTTGTTAAGCTTCCATGGCATGagttatggctggtactatgttcgcttttcaccggtgaaaacacatgttctttacggttactttttttaaaccctACAAAAATCCCAAAGATAACAtattcttataaagggtgatttttttgaggttaggattttcatgcattagtatttgacagatcaagtgggatttcagacatggtgtcaaagagaaagatgctcagtatgctttgacatttcatcatgaatagacttactaacgaacaacgcttgcaaatcattgaattttattaccaa
This Stomoxys calcitrans chromosome 2, idStoCalc2.1, whole genome shotgun sequence DNA region includes the following protein-coding sequences:
- the LOC106082200 gene encoding uncharacterized protein LOC106082200, whose product is MMNENYTECRILPAINETFPQFSARPPTLQQHLQPPPPLPSQLPPVPLLPPHYQQQQAQRQIASVNNLILSPLDLSLRAGVNIVPITPPSTPSPPRKRSRFMTDEHYLWRPHVMGTTSHQDEANNTVRSPHNVAKATEHQNYPTAIMTYTRREELSSYSSQQAEEYETSPQHRTFEDNRSNVTTTMENREEGAVEQRMSISNFCEIPKSQRSVTMTLEEYHRQPFPNQRMATIYVDDETIVLTEDEDDEEEEEEEEDVEGEGEAKLHAAVHENDEDEDREDAAEELEEENETLVSSQELNEDLESNEAQQHLDYHSHARQQAANSLEATQGNYSEKPQSEEDEDDEEEEYVDILSNDDDDINPLSSKAITMLRLQSQMDLEQDLAKTGQVLTRNKLVYENEELHNRAVDGLAKLFDRDFPENTNKEKTYIDLTNCPKTSENPAYVERTNEPKEIMITSSHVPTASNTNNNVHTRPPYKPHKTERKRMKLRKHMSLDEETISPVSGTIIRKLRDDEELVVRKGDIDPAFNVVEVTEEAKAILASIDNKIGAYLCQLCRTLYDDAFKLAQHRCPRIVHIEYKCSECEKVFNCPANLASHRRWHKPKSELLANSQAKKRQHPERIPAPPRHSPDKNVTDDGMDGIYPCNQCGKTFRRQAYLKKHQASHQMLENLKSLDIFKNSNNNGSGQLTTNGASHLNSTLHPTANRMSANPIYPPMLQARPYHTARFGAFPFGAPFDHRRFYTLGEFYLSQQLERSSAFQYVQANHLRNLSNAAAGNFAANRPVVPSPIIPLPVK